From Meiothermus sp., a single genomic window includes:
- a CDS encoding macro domain-containing protein: MARIQVAQGDITEFVGDAIVNAANNHLILGSGVAGAIRRKGGPSIQEECNRHGPIQVGEAALTGAGQLPVRYVIHAAAMGDQPASLETVRRATQAALRLALEKNLQKVAFPLLGTGVAGLPVKEVAEVMLAELLAAPEALEVTLYGFTESDAQVVRQVLDHFNRT; the protein is encoded by the coding sequence ATGGCGCGCATCCAGGTAGCCCAAGGCGACATCACCGAGTTCGTGGGGGATGCCATCGTAAACGCAGCCAACAACCACCTGATTTTGGGCTCCGGCGTGGCCGGGGCCATCCGGCGCAAAGGCGGCCCCAGCATCCAGGAAGAGTGCAACCGGCACGGCCCCATTCAAGTTGGCGAGGCTGCCCTCACCGGGGCCGGGCAGTTACCGGTGCGCTATGTGATCCATGCGGCGGCCATGGGTGATCAGCCCGCCAGCCTGGAAACCGTTCGCCGCGCGACCCAGGCAGCCTTGCGCCTGGCGCTGGAAAAAAACCTGCAAAAAGTGGCTTTTCCACTGTTGGGAACGGGCGTGGCCGGGTTGCCTGTAAAAGAGGTGGCCGAGGTAATGCTGGCCGAGCTGCTCGCAGCCCCCGAGGCGCTGGAAGTGACCCTCTATGGATTCACCGAGTCAGATGCGCAGGTTGTGCGGCAAGTTCTCGACCACTTCAACAGAACTTAG
- a CDS encoding TCR/Tet family MFS transporter → MPSPRAASISFILISVLINVMGLGLVIPVLPKLIETLAGSVEAGARLNGLFFAVYAVMQFAFGPILGMLSDRYGRRPVLLASLVGTGIDYLIAALTPSIWVLFLARVIAGALGASLSTANAYIADISKPEERARNFGLIGATFGMGFVLGPVVGGVLGNIDLRLPFYFAAGLAFLNFLYGYFVLPESLKPENRSTKAKSLNPFTALSILGKTPILRGLIFSLSLIFLAFGILQSVWVLYTAYKFGWRPLEVGFSLFLVGLGGVVVQAGLVRPIVARLGERRALILAQSMGIFSFTLYGLATQGWMMYAIIALAALSNLGQPLIQSLLTREVSPQEQGTLQGALAGAQSLTVAAGGLLGGFLFSLVAKPEIAPWLVGLPFFVGALLYLTAVTNTARLFRTIPETKANA, encoded by the coding sequence ATGCCTTCCCCTCGAGCCGCCTCCATATCGTTCATTCTGATTTCGGTGCTGATCAACGTGATGGGCCTGGGGCTGGTTATTCCAGTGTTACCCAAGCTGATCGAGACCCTGGCGGGCAGTGTGGAGGCCGGCGCGCGGCTCAACGGCCTCTTTTTTGCGGTCTATGCGGTGATGCAGTTTGCCTTTGGCCCCATTCTGGGGATGCTCTCCGACCGCTATGGGCGTCGCCCGGTGTTGCTGGCTTCGCTGGTAGGCACCGGCATCGATTATTTGATTGCCGCCCTGACGCCGTCCATCTGGGTGTTGTTTTTGGCTCGAGTCATCGCAGGCGCCCTGGGAGCCAGCCTTTCGACGGCCAACGCCTACATCGCCGATATTTCCAAACCCGAGGAGCGGGCCCGCAACTTTGGCCTGATTGGGGCCACGTTCGGGATGGGCTTTGTGCTGGGGCCGGTGGTGGGTGGGGTGCTAGGCAACATCGACCTGCGCCTGCCCTTCTACTTTGCCGCAGGGCTGGCTTTTCTCAATTTTTTGTATGGCTATTTTGTGCTGCCCGAATCGCTCAAACCGGAAAACCGCAGCACCAAAGCCAAATCGCTCAATCCCTTCACGGCCCTCTCGATTCTAGGCAAGACCCCCATTCTGCGCGGCCTGATCTTCAGCCTCTCCCTCATCTTCCTGGCCTTTGGAATCTTGCAGAGCGTGTGGGTACTGTATACGGCCTACAAGTTTGGCTGGAGGCCCTTGGAGGTGGGCTTTTCGCTGTTTCTGGTGGGGCTGGGGGGCGTGGTGGTGCAGGCCGGACTGGTCAGGCCCATTGTGGCCCGGCTGGGCGAACGCCGGGCACTCATTTTGGCGCAGAGCATGGGCATTTTTTCCTTCACCCTGTATGGCCTGGCGACCCAGGGCTGGATGATGTACGCCATCATTGCCCTGGCCGCGCTGAGCAACTTGGGCCAGCCCCTCATTCAATCGCTCCTGACCCGCGAAGTTTCCCCGCAAGAACAAGGCACCTTGCAGGGGGCCCTGGCCGGCGCACAAAGCCTCACGGTAGCGGCGGGCGGTTTACTGGGAGGGTTCCTGTTCTCGTTGGTCGCCAAGCCGGAAATTGCGCCCTGGCTGGTGGGCCTGCCCTTCTTTGTGGGGGCTTTGCTGTATCTGACGGCGGTGACCAACACCGCACGGCTATTCCGCACCATCCCTGAAACCAAAGCGAATGCGTGA
- the tsaE gene encoding tRNA (adenosine(37)-N6)-threonylcarbamoyltransferase complex ATPase subunit type 1 TsaE, with product MHLESLEDTRTLAQKLAQTLPEGTLVLLTGPMGVGKTTLVKFIAEALGFTGEVTSPTYTLIHEYPTPQGLVVHIDAYRMADQEALYHLGLEDYLPEARLVLIEWGRPEVFPDSLEVRLTPSEKGRRVELIPHGAASPVRTEF from the coding sequence GTGCACCTGGAGAGCCTCGAGGATACCCGCACCCTTGCCCAAAAGCTCGCGCAGACCCTGCCCGAAGGCACCCTGGTGCTGCTGACGGGCCCCATGGGGGTAGGCAAGACCACCCTGGTCAAGTTCATTGCCGAGGCCCTGGGCTTTACGGGCGAGGTGACCAGCCCCACCTACACCCTGATTCACGAGTACCCCACGCCACAGGGCCTGGTCGTGCACATCGACGCCTACCGCATGGCCGACCAGGAGGCGCTCTACCACCTGGGCCTCGAGGACTACCTGCCCGAGGCCCGCCTGGTGCTCATCGAGTGGGGCCGGCCCGAGGTGTTTCCGGATAGCCTCGAGGTACGCCTGACCCCCAGCGAAAAGGGCCGCCGGGTGGAGCTGATCCCGCACGGGGCTGCAAGCCCGGTGCGGACTGAATTTTGA
- a CDS encoding extracellular solute-binding protein, with amino-acid sequence MRRALFSLIALLGMALAQGPVTITYWQYDFRSKVEAVDELIKRFEAANPGIKVQHQTFPFDAYQQKVASSIPAGQGPDVVNLFYGWLPTWVKAGYLVPLPAEYTKLLDSEFSSLAQAAKVGGKLYGMPTAVRSLALFYNRDLLNAAGFKTPPKTWDEFLNIAAKLTVKDGNKFTQLGYAMAPDGQDHHLVREVLVRQFGGRPYSDDGRKVLYGDAAGLRAFTFYTDWLKKYNVGTLGNQFFPGNNAYRDAFIAGKVGMIIDGSFAIGTIRNGAKFNWGVAELPLEKAGGRKVNYGSFWMHGLTPLATGPKQAASLKFLEFLVSEETQRYWLEKVGELPARKSLIKDPKLTLDKVYGPFVISLAYAKATPFVDEIGQRKVMTDAINRVLLENRDPAESWRIAVAEEQKLLDNFWK; translated from the coding sequence ATGCGCAGAGCCTTGTTCAGCCTGATCGCCCTACTGGGGATGGCCCTGGCCCAAGGCCCGGTTACCATCACCTACTGGCAGTACGACTTCCGAAGCAAAGTAGAGGCAGTGGATGAACTGATCAAGCGCTTTGAGGCCGCCAACCCCGGCATCAAGGTACAACACCAGACCTTCCCCTTCGACGCCTACCAGCAAAAAGTGGCCTCCTCGATTCCGGCCGGCCAGGGGCCCGACGTGGTCAACCTGTTCTATGGCTGGCTCCCTACGTGGGTTAAGGCCGGGTATCTGGTGCCCCTCCCCGCCGAATACACCAAGCTGCTGGATAGTGAGTTCTCGAGCCTGGCCCAGGCCGCCAAGGTAGGGGGCAAGCTCTATGGCATGCCTACCGCGGTGCGCTCGCTGGCCCTTTTTTACAACCGCGACCTGCTGAACGCTGCGGGCTTCAAGACTCCCCCCAAAACCTGGGATGAGTTTTTGAACATCGCTGCCAAGCTTACCGTCAAGGACGGTAACAAGTTCACCCAACTGGGCTACGCCATGGCCCCCGACGGCCAGGATCACCACCTGGTGCGCGAGGTGCTGGTGCGCCAGTTTGGTGGGCGGCCCTACTCCGACGATGGGCGCAAGGTGCTCTACGGCGATGCCGCCGGTCTTAGGGCCTTTACCTTTTATACCGACTGGCTCAAAAAGTACAACGTAGGCACCCTGGGCAACCAGTTCTTCCCCGGCAACAACGCCTACCGCGATGCTTTCATTGCCGGCAAGGTGGGCATGATTATCGATGGCTCCTTTGCCATCGGCACCATCCGCAACGGGGCCAAGTTCAACTGGGGCGTAGCCGAGCTGCCCCTGGAAAAAGCCGGGGGCCGCAAGGTGAACTATGGCTCGTTCTGGATGCACGGCCTGACCCCCCTGGCCACCGGGCCCAAGCAGGCGGCTTCGCTCAAGTTCTTAGAGTTTCTGGTTTCCGAGGAGACCCAGCGCTACTGGCTCGAAAAAGTAGGCGAACTCCCCGCCCGCAAGAGCCTGATCAAAGACCCCAAGCTCACCTTGGACAAGGTGTATGGCCCCTTCGTCATCTCGCTGGCCTATGCCAAAGCCACCCCGTTCGTGGACGAGATCGGGCAGCGCAAGGTAATGACCGACGCCATCAACCGGGTGCTCCTGGAGAACAGAGACCCGGCGGAATCTTGGCGAATTGCGGTGGCCGAAGAGCAAAAGCTGCTGGACAACTTCTGGAAGTAA
- a CDS encoding carbohydrate ABC transporter permease yields the protein MPKAAPSEKRGISLATREALWALAFLAIPLAFFLFIRIWPAFQALWLSLFSWHADPAQRVFVGLEHYHKMLDDPNLRKALQNTLMYTLLGVPTQMGLGLLIALMLNAVTRFRDVFRAIYFAPYVTPAAAIAWVFSWMLSPNFGIVNEMLGLLGIPPQPFLTKPSQALATVTMIVVWQNLGFQVVLFLAGLQNIPRDYYEAARIDGASPFQLFRHITLPLLNPVMVFSAVIGTIGFLQLFTQVVNLNFTDQGGPLGSTLTLALYIYQVAFGRFDLGYAAAITVLLFVIILAITLVQLRLLSRRVEY from the coding sequence ATGCCTAAAGCCGCCCCTTCCGAAAAGCGTGGCATTTCCCTGGCCACCCGCGAGGCGCTATGGGCTTTGGCTTTTCTGGCCATCCCCCTGGCTTTCTTCCTGTTTATTCGCATCTGGCCGGCTTTCCAGGCCCTGTGGTTGTCGCTTTTTAGCTGGCACGCCGACCCCGCCCAGCGGGTTTTTGTGGGCCTCGAGCACTACCACAAGATGCTCGACGACCCCAACCTGCGCAAGGCCCTGCAGAACACCTTGATGTACACCTTGCTGGGGGTGCCCACCCAGATGGGACTGGGGCTTCTGATTGCCCTTATGCTCAACGCGGTGACCCGGTTTCGGGATGTCTTTCGGGCCATCTATTTTGCCCCCTATGTCACCCCGGCGGCGGCCATCGCCTGGGTTTTTAGCTGGATGCTCTCGCCCAACTTCGGCATCGTCAACGAGATGCTGGGCTTGCTGGGCATCCCCCCGCAGCCCTTCCTCACCAAGCCCTCCCAGGCCCTGGCCACCGTGACCATGATTGTGGTGTGGCAAAACCTGGGCTTTCAGGTGGTGCTGTTTTTGGCCGGTCTGCAAAACATCCCGCGCGACTATTACGAGGCCGCCCGCATAGATGGGGCCAGCCCCTTTCAGCTTTTCCGCCACATCACCCTGCCCTTGCTAAACCCGGTGATGGTCTTCTCGGCGGTGATCGGCACCATCGGCTTTTTGCAGCTTTTTACCCAGGTGGTGAACCTGAACTTCACCGACCAGGGTGGGCCGCTTGGCTCCACCCTGACCCTGGCCCTCTACATCTACCAGGTGGCTTTTGGCCGTTTCGATTTAGGTTATGCGGCGGCCATTACGGTTTTGTTGTTTGTGATTATCCTGGCCATCACCTTAGTACAGCTCCGGCTTTTGTCGCGACGGGTGGAGTACTAG
- a CDS encoding carbohydrate ABC transporter permease, which produces MKRLTTYAIYLLLVLGSVVMFFPFVWMFLTSLKPFAEIFELELLPQAATLDNYREVLFKTQFPRWFLNSLVVACITTLSVLFFDALVGYTLAKLRFPGRALVFVLILSTLMVPTEMLIIPWFVMSTEYGWVNTYWGLLFPGLISAFGVFLLRQFFETLPTDLLDAGRIDGLSEFGVFWRIAFPLVRPALAALGIFTFLGNWNAFLWPLIVVQTANMRTVPVGVALFSSEAGTAWNLIMAASSLAVLPVLLVFLFFQRQIIEGVVLTGVKG; this is translated from the coding sequence ATGAAGCGCCTGACCACCTACGCGATCTACCTCCTGCTGGTATTGGGCAGCGTGGTGATGTTCTTCCCGTTTGTGTGGATGTTCCTTACCTCGCTCAAGCCTTTTGCCGAAATTTTCGAGCTCGAGCTTTTGCCCCAGGCTGCTACCCTGGACAACTACCGCGAGGTGCTGTTCAAAACCCAGTTTCCGCGCTGGTTCCTGAACAGCCTGGTGGTGGCTTGCATTACCACCCTCTCGGTCTTGTTTTTCGACGCCCTGGTGGGCTATACCCTGGCCAAGCTGCGGTTCCCTGGCAGGGCGCTGGTGTTTGTGTTGATCCTCTCTACCCTGATGGTGCCCACCGAGATGCTGATTATCCCCTGGTTTGTGATGAGCACCGAGTACGGCTGGGTCAACACTTACTGGGGGCTTTTGTTCCCGGGCCTGATCAGCGCGTTTGGGGTGTTTTTGCTGCGCCAGTTCTTTGAAACCCTGCCCACCGATCTGCTGGACGCCGGGCGCATAGATGGCTTGAGCGAGTTCGGGGTGTTCTGGCGCATCGCTTTCCCGCTGGTGCGCCCGGCCCTGGCCGCTTTGGGCATCTTTACTTTCCTGGGCAACTGGAACGCCTTTTTGTGGCCCCTGATTGTGGTGCAGACCGCCAATATGCGCACGGTACCGGTGGGGGTAGCGCTGTTCTCGAGCGAGGCCGGCACGGCCTGGAACCTGATCATGGCCGCCAGCAGCCTGGCGGTGTTGCCGGTGTTGTTGGTGTTTTTGTTCTTCCAGCGCCAGATTATCGAGGGGGTGGTGCTGACGGGGGTTAAGGGCTAA
- a CDS encoding efflux RND transporter periplasmic adaptor subunit — protein MTRSRPRNRILWLWLIVALAVGLGAYLLLRPKSVATNAPTVETAAVQQEMFRVSVSGPGTLEPVQSLAVKPAVNGTVLKLPNVGDRVQRGQLIVQLDPTNYTRALENARLALQKAQANLDKLRSDQASALATARQNLASAEVAYANARRDLEAARTNLQATQKLYELGGASAQSLQNARDAYAKAQAALEVAQVNLTTARQALSLRSSANAQDLRNAQIAVEQARLEVKNAEENLADTKIYAPFDGVVSEVNAQVGSIGVGATVSNSTALLTLIDDSSVNLPVQIDESEIARVKVGQKVEVTLDAFSGETFEGKVTAIAPKAQIQQNIAFFYVTVNIPNPERKLRPGMSAEGEIIIEEIPQALTIPKRAVQTVRNRAYVDVLQPDGSRETVRVVLGPDDGVKQVVLEGLKPGQQVVLPSRVQSTSNSQGSQGGLRLPLGAPTGGGR, from the coding sequence ATGACCCGTTCCCGCCCACGAAACCGCATTCTCTGGCTCTGGTTAATCGTGGCCCTGGCAGTAGGGCTGGGAGCGTATCTTTTGCTACGGCCCAAATCGGTTGCCACCAACGCCCCCACGGTGGAGACCGCCGCCGTGCAGCAGGAGATGTTTAGGGTTTCGGTCTCGGGGCCGGGCACCCTCGAGCCTGTCCAGTCCCTTGCGGTCAAGCCCGCCGTGAACGGCACCGTGCTCAAGCTACCCAATGTGGGCGACCGGGTGCAGCGGGGGCAGCTCATTGTGCAACTCGACCCCACCAACTACACCCGCGCCCTAGAGAATGCCCGGCTGGCCTTGCAGAAGGCCCAGGCCAACCTCGACAAACTGCGCTCCGACCAGGCCAGCGCCCTGGCCACGGCCCGGCAGAACCTGGCCAGCGCCGAAGTGGCGTATGCGAATGCGAGGCGCGACCTCGAGGCCGCCCGCACCAACCTCCAGGCCACCCAAAAGCTCTACGAGCTGGGCGGGGCCAGCGCCCAGAGCTTGCAAAACGCCCGCGACGCCTACGCCAAGGCCCAGGCGGCCCTCGAGGTGGCCCAGGTCAACCTCACCACCGCCCGGCAGGCCCTCTCGCTCCGGAGTAGCGCCAACGCCCAGGATCTGCGCAATGCGCAAATTGCCGTGGAGCAGGCCCGGCTCGAGGTCAAGAATGCCGAGGAAAACCTGGCCGACACAAAAATCTACGCCCCCTTCGATGGCGTGGTCTCGGAAGTGAACGCCCAGGTGGGCAGCATCGGGGTGGGGGCCACGGTCAGCAACAGCACCGCCCTGCTCACCCTGATCGACGATTCCAGCGTGAACCTGCCGGTGCAGATTGACGAGAGCGAGATTGCCAGGGTCAAGGTGGGGCAAAAGGTCGAGGTGACGCTGGACGCCTTCAGCGGGGAAACCTTCGAGGGCAAGGTCACGGCCATTGCCCCCAAGGCCCAGATTCAGCAAAACATCGCCTTTTTCTACGTGACCGTAAACATCCCCAACCCCGAGCGCAAGCTGCGGCCCGGCATGAGCGCCGAGGGGGAGATCATCATTGAGGAAATTCCCCAGGCCCTCACCATCCCCAAGCGGGCCGTGCAGACCGTGCGCAACCGGGCCTATGTGGACGTGCTCCAGCCCGACGGCAGCAGAGAGACCGTGCGGGTGGTGCTGGGGCCGGACGACGGGGTGAAGCAGGTAGTTTTGGAGGGGCTCAAACCCGGTCAGCAGGTGGTGCTCCCCAGCCGGGTGCAGTCCACCTCGAATAGCCAAGGCAGCCAGGGCGGCCTGCGCCTGCCCTTAGGCGCCCCTACGGGAGGTGGGCGGTGA
- a CDS encoding ABC transporter ATP-binding protein, whose protein sequence is MTVVALEQVRKVYKSGAVEFEALKGVSLQIRQGEMVALMGPSGSGKTTLMQIIGLLDRPTAGRYLLAEQDVTTLTENERAEVRNQEIGFVFQAFHLLPRLNVLENVEVPLIYAGYGPEERHARAVEVLQKVGLGDKLKNLPSQLSGGQKQRVAVARALTMRPSILLADEPTGNLDSKTAAEVMRLFQELNDEGTCVIVVTHEPDIAEYTGRIVRIRDGQIESDGPNPHRKRAIGGLA, encoded by the coding sequence GTGACGGTGGTCGCGCTCGAGCAGGTGCGCAAGGTGTACAAGAGCGGAGCAGTGGAGTTTGAAGCCCTCAAGGGGGTCTCGCTCCAGATTCGCCAAGGCGAGATGGTAGCCCTGATGGGGCCTTCGGGCTCGGGTAAAACCACCCTGATGCAAATTATTGGCCTGCTGGATCGGCCCACTGCAGGGCGCTATTTGCTGGCCGAACAAGACGTGACCACCCTCACCGAAAACGAGCGGGCCGAGGTGCGCAACCAGGAAATCGGCTTCGTTTTTCAGGCCTTTCACCTGCTGCCACGCCTGAACGTGCTGGAAAACGTGGAGGTGCCGCTCATCTACGCGGGCTATGGCCCCGAAGAACGGCACGCGCGGGCGGTGGAGGTGCTGCAAAAGGTGGGGCTGGGGGACAAGCTCAAGAACCTACCCTCGCAGCTTTCGGGGGGCCAGAAGCAGCGGGTGGCGGTGGCCCGGGCCCTTACCATGCGCCCCTCCATCCTGCTGGCCGACGAGCCTACCGGCAACCTCGACTCCAAGACCGCCGCCGAGGTGATGCGGCTCTTTCAGGAGCTCAACGACGAGGGCACCTGCGTGATTGTGGTCACCCACGAACCCGACATCGCCGAGTACACCGGGCGCATCGTGCGCATCCGTGACGGACAGATCGAGTCGGACGGCCCCAACCCCCACCGTAAGCGGGCTATAGGAGGGCTGGCATGA
- a CDS encoding ABC transporter permease — MSAAMVTPKKVRSRMAGMNPWQVFRIAWRAILGNPLRSILTTLGVIIGVAAVVALTMVGQGSTANITRSLQSLGTNLLTIGSATGGRGPGFGLVRFGGPQTITLADAEAVKAAFAGRLAGVAPALQSNQQVKVGASNLNATVIGTWPDYASVRNAQPAQGSFFSEADVQSRRRVAVIGYGIAQDLFGGQDPIGQRLRIAGISFTVVGVLPDKGDSGFASPNYQVMVPLSTYLQRLARSSSGEPRVNAIYVQAPDKDSLARLQQDLTDFMAQRRKVTDPSEYDFSVQNQADALASVNQVTQTMTLFLGGVAGISLLVGGIGIMNIMLVSVTERTREIGIRKALGAKPRDILTQFLVESVVLSVGGGILGIFLGLAMARSVGQLLRVTPIFDPFSMVLAFVFSVAVGVFFGYYPASRAARLDPVESLRYE, encoded by the coding sequence ATGAGCGCAGCCATGGTTACACCCAAAAAAGTGCGCTCCCGCATGGCCGGGATGAATCCCTGGCAGGTGTTTCGTATTGCCTGGCGGGCCATCCTGGGGAACCCCCTGCGTTCCATTCTGACCACCCTGGGGGTGATTATTGGGGTGGCCGCGGTGGTGGCCCTGACCATGGTGGGCCAGGGTTCCACCGCCAACATCACCCGTTCGCTGCAAAGCCTGGGCACCAATCTGCTCACCATCGGCAGCGCCACAGGAGGCCGGGGGCCGGGGTTCGGCCTGGTACGCTTTGGCGGCCCCCAGACCATCACCCTAGCCGACGCCGAGGCGGTCAAGGCGGCGTTTGCAGGCCGCCTGGCCGGGGTGGCGCCCGCCCTGCAAAGCAACCAGCAGGTCAAGGTGGGGGCCAGCAACCTGAACGCCACCGTGATTGGCACCTGGCCCGACTATGCCAGCGTCCGCAACGCCCAGCCGGCACAGGGTAGCTTCTTCAGCGAGGCCGACGTACAAAGCCGAAGGCGGGTGGCGGTGATTGGCTACGGCATCGCCCAGGATCTGTTTGGCGGCCAGGATCCCATCGGCCAGCGCCTCCGCATTGCGGGCATCTCCTTTACGGTGGTGGGGGTGCTGCCCGACAAGGGCGACTCGGGTTTTGCCAGCCCCAACTACCAGGTAATGGTACCGCTTTCCACCTACCTCCAGCGCCTCGCCCGCAGCAGCAGCGGCGAGCCCCGGGTAAACGCCATTTATGTGCAGGCTCCAGACAAGGACTCGCTCGCCCGCCTCCAGCAAGACCTGACCGACTTCATGGCCCAGCGCCGTAAAGTGACCGACCCCAGCGAGTACGACTTTAGCGTGCAGAACCAGGCCGATGCGCTGGCCTCGGTCAACCAGGTCACCCAGACCATGACCCTCTTTTTGGGTGGGGTGGCCGGAATTAGCCTTTTGGTGGGCGGGATTGGCATCATGAACATCATGCTGGTCTCGGTCACCGAGCGTACCCGCGAGATCGGCATCCGCAAGGCCCTGGGGGCCAAACCCCGCGACATCCTGACCCAGTTTCTGGTGGAGTCGGTGGTGCTATCGGTGGGGGGCGGCATCCTGGGCATCTTTCTGGGGCTGGCCATGGCCCGCAGCGTGGGGCAACTGCTGCGGGTGACCCCCATCTTCGACCCCTTCAGCATGGTGCTGGCCTTTGTGTTCTCGGTGGCGGTGGGGGTCTTCTTTGGCTACTACCCGGCCTCGAGGGCCGCCCGGCTCGACCCGGTGGAGTCGCTTAGGTATGAGTAA
- a CDS encoding LOG family protein translates to MRLVTVFGSSRVQPGTSAFAVARAWGRAIAEAGFGVATGGYNGAMEGVSQGAKEAGGLVVGITAPVLFPHRNGPNLHVDLELPSSSLLTRIERLIDVGVACLALPGGVGTLAEILAAWNLNHIALMHGKPQKPLGVHVGWLTWQRIGGLA, encoded by the coding sequence ATGCGACTCGTAACTGTGTTTGGTTCGTCCAGGGTGCAACCCGGCACCTCGGCTTTTGCCGTGGCTCGCGCCTGGGGGCGGGCCATTGCCGAGGCCGGTTTCGGCGTGGCTACGGGCGGGTACAACGGGGCGATGGAAGGTGTATCACAAGGGGCCAAGGAGGCCGGCGGGCTGGTGGTGGGCATCACCGCGCCCGTCCTGTTCCCCCACCGCAATGGGCCCAACCTGCACGTGGATCTGGAGCTACCCTCCTCGTCGCTGCTCACCCGCATCGAGCGGCTGATCGATGTGGGGGTGGCCTGCCTGGCCCTGCCGGGCGGGGTGGGCACTTTAGCCGAAATCCTGGCGGCCTGGAACCTGAACCACATTGCTTTGATGCACGGCAAACCCCAGAAGCCTCTGGGGGTGCATGTGGGGTGGCTGACCTGGCAGCGGATTGGGGGCCTTGCCTGA
- a CDS encoding exopolysaccharide biosynthesis polyprenyl glycosylphosphotransferase — MLWLTDVLALELSLGLALGLRSLLGWWPHEVPIGHYGYAALALAVFPVGYAFWALYPGYGIHPVERMRRTVHITLMLFICTGAVLGILPTTRPYLAVVALTGLLAVPLVPLLNALTREILVRKNRWGYPVVILGAGLIGAMVARALQSERYLGMVPVAFLDDDPQKQNRRVEGVPVMGGLHLAEELSRQGVREALVAISSIGRAELKALVNRLPFLHVTVVPDLGEPTIEWFSVRSIGRIHGLAVRKNLLLPRNRVMKWWMDRLLGWPLFVLCLPLIGLLALWVRLVSPGSPFFTQTREGLGGQPIQIVKLRTMYPDAEQRLQRYLAENPQAKAEWERSFKLKRDPRILPGVGYFLRKTSLDELPQLYNVVRGEMSLVGPRPFPHYHLERFSPEFRKLRHSVLPGLTGFWQVLARSDSDLQLQEELDTYYIRNWSPWLDIYLLFRTVMAVLGAKGAY, encoded by the coding sequence ATGCTATGGCTGACCGATGTGCTGGCCCTCGAGCTCTCGCTGGGGCTGGCACTGGGCCTGCGGAGCCTGTTGGGCTGGTGGCCGCACGAGGTGCCTATCGGCCACTATGGTTATGCGGCTTTAGCCCTGGCGGTGTTTCCGGTCGGCTATGCTTTTTGGGCCCTATACCCTGGCTACGGTATTCATCCGGTCGAGCGCATGCGCCGTACAGTGCACATTACCCTGATGCTCTTTATTTGCACTGGGGCGGTGCTGGGCATCTTACCCACAACCCGGCCCTACCTGGCTGTGGTCGCCCTTACCGGGTTGCTGGCCGTGCCGTTGGTGCCCTTGCTCAATGCCCTAACGCGGGAGATTCTGGTTCGTAAGAACCGCTGGGGGTATCCGGTGGTGATCCTGGGGGCCGGCCTGATCGGGGCGATGGTGGCTCGAGCGCTCCAGAGCGAACGCTACTTGGGCATGGTTCCGGTAGCTTTTCTGGACGACGATCCGCAAAAGCAAAACCGCCGGGTCGAGGGGGTTCCGGTGATGGGGGGCCTGCACCTGGCCGAAGAGCTCAGCCGTCAAGGGGTACGCGAAGCCCTGGTGGCCATCTCGAGCATTGGGCGGGCCGAACTCAAGGCGTTGGTCAACCGCCTGCCGTTTTTGCACGTCACCGTGGTGCCCGACCTGGGCGAGCCCACCATCGAATGGTTCTCGGTTCGCAGCATAGGCCGGATTCATGGCCTGGCGGTGCGGAAAAACCTTTTGCTGCCGCGCAACCGGGTTATGAAGTGGTGGATGGATCGGCTTTTGGGCTGGCCGCTGTTTGTGCTGTGTTTGCCGCTGATAGGGCTGCTGGCCTTGTGGGTGCGCCTGGTGAGCCCTGGCTCGCCCTTCTTCACCCAAACCCGCGAGGGCCTGGGGGGCCAACCCATCCAAATCGTCAAACTACGCACCATGTACCCCGACGCCGAGCAGCGCCTACAGCGCTACCTGGCCGAGAACCCCCAGGCCAAGGCCGAATGGGAACGCTCTTTCAAGCTCAAGCGGGATCCCCGCATCCTGCCTGGAGTGGGCTACTTTTTGCGCAAAACCAGCTTAGACGAGCTGCCCCAGCTCTACAACGTGGTGCGGGGCGAGATGAGCCTGGTGGGGCCGCGCCCTTTTCCGCACTACCACCTCGAGCGTTTCTCGCCCGAGTTCCGCAAGCTGCGCCACAGCGTGCTACCGGGTCTGACCGGTTTCTGGCAGGTGCTGGCCCGCTCCGACAGCGACCTCCAATTGCAAGAAGAGCTCGATACCTACTACATTCGCAACTGGTCACCCTGGCTCGACATCTATTTGTTGTTCCGCACCGTGATGGCGGTGCTGGGGGCTAAAGGAGCCTACTGA